DNA sequence from the Gammaproteobacteria bacterium genome:
GATCAGCGTGGCGGGGGTGACACGGAAGCGGCGCGACCAGAATTCGCGCTCGCCGGTCAGGTAGGCGATCGGTTCGCCCTGGGCTCGGCGCGCGACGAGGTGGCGGAAGCGCAGCATGGCCGCGGGATCGGGCGCCATCTCAGGGCGCGCCAGCAACTGCGTGCGCGAGCGCCCGATGACGTGGCCGAGCAGGACCTCGGCGTCGAGGCGCGGGCTGTCGCTGCACGATGCAAGCTGGCGCGTGGCCCAGGCCAGTGTCGCCTGGACGCTGGCTGCGGCGGACAGAGCCGGGTCGGCGGTCAGGGTCATGGCGCGAGGGCCGCCAGCTCTTCGGCCTGGTGTTCGTTGATGAGGGGGTCGATGACCGGGTCCAGATCGCCTTCCATGATATCGCCGAGCTTGTACAGGGTCAGGTTGATGCGGTGGTCGGTGAGGCGTCCCTGCGGGAAATTGTAGGTCCGGATGCGTTCAGAGCGGTCGCCGCTGCCGACCTGCAGGCGGCGCGCCTGCGCCTGTTCGGCCTGCTGTTTCTCGCGCGCCTGCGCGGTCAGGCGGGCCTTCAGCAGCGAGAGGGCGCGCGCGCGGTTCTTGTGCTGCGAGCGTTCGTCCTGGCATTCGACCACGATGCCGCTCGGCAGGTGCGTGATGCGGATCGCCGAGTCGGTCTTGTTGACGTGCTGGCCGCCCGCGCCCGAGGCGCGGTAGGTGTCGACCCTGAGGTCGGCCGGATTGATGTCGACCTCGCCGACCTCCTCGGCTTCAGGGAGGATCGCCACCGTGCAGGCCGAGGTGTGGATGCGTCCCTGCGCCTCGGTGGCGGGGACGCGCTGCACGCGGTGGGTGCCGGATTCGAATTTCAGGCGCGAGTAGACGCCGCGGCCGATGACGCGGCTGATGATCTCCTTGTAACCGCCGTGCTCGCCGTGGCTGGTGCTCAGCACCTCGATCTGCCAGCGCCTGCGCTCGGCATACATCGAGTACATGCGGAACAGATTGCCGGCGAACAGCGCGGCCTCGTCGCCGCCGGTGCCGGCGCGGATCTCGAGAAAGATGTTCGCATCGTCGAGCGGATCGGAGGGTATCAGCAGGCGCTTGACCTCGGTCTCAAGCCGTTCGTCCTCCTGCCGGACCCGTTTCAGCTCTTCCTGCGCCAGCGCGCGCACGGCGGGATCCTTGTCTCCGAGCATCTCCTCCGTCGCGGCGATCTCGGCGCGGTTGTCGCGGTAGGCGTCGAAGGCGGAGATGAGCGGGCCGAGCTGGGCGAATTCCCTGGACAGCTCGCGGAAACGCTGCGTCTGGGCGATGGTGCCGGCGTCTGACAGCAGCGCCTGCAGTTCCTGCAGGCGCTCGGCCAGTGAGTCCAGCTTGCGCTCGATGGACGGCGTCAACACGGATTACTCGTCCGGATCCTTCAGGTCGAGCAGCTCGCGCGCGGCGCGCAGCAGGTCGTTGCGCCCCTCGAAGCCGGCACGGCGCATCTGCGCCGTCAGGTCGTGCGCGAGCTTGTTGGTCAGCGCGTAGGCGAGGAGCGCGAGGACCTTGTCGGGATCGGCGCCGCTGCGCAGCATGCGGCGGGCCTTTTCCAGTTCTCCCTCGCGCAACGCCTCGGCATGATCGCGGTATGCGCGGATGGCGGTGACGGCGTCGAGCGAGCGCAGCCAGCCCATGAAGCGCAGGGTCTGCGCATCGATGATGTCCTCCGCCTGCAGCGCGGCCTGCTGGCGCGAACGCAGGCCCTCGTCGATGATCTCCTTGAGGTCGTCCACGGTGTAGAGGTAGACGTCGTTGAGCGAGCCCACCTCGGGCTCGATGTCGCGCGGCACGGCGATGTCGACCATCAGCATGGGCCGGTGCCGGCGCGCCTTGACCGCGCGCTCCACCGCGCCCTTGCCGAGGATGGGCAGCTGGCTCGCGGTAGAGGAGATCACGATGTCGGCTTCGGCGAGGTAGGCCGGGATCTCGGCCAGCGTGATGGCCAGCCCGTTGACGGCTTTCACCAGGTTCTCGGCGCGCGCCAGCGTGCGGTTGGCGATGATCAGGCGCTGGATGCCGTTTTCGCGCAGATGGCGCGCGGCCAGCTCGATGGTGTCGCCGGCGCCGATGAGCAGCGCGGTGTGTCCCGCGAGCGAGCTGAAGATCTGCCTGGCGAGGCTCACGGCCGCGAACGCCACCGATACCGGGCTCGCCCCGATCGCGGTATCGGTGCGGATCTGCTTGGCGACGGAGAAGGTGTGCTCGAACAGCTTGTTGAGGAGCTTGCCTACGGTCCCGGCCTGTTTGGCCGCTAAATAGGCATCCTTGATCTGTCCAAGGATCTGGGGTTCGCCCAGGATCATGGAGTCCAGCCCGCTCGCCACCCGCAGCAGGTGCCTTACCGCGCCCTGGTCGGGATGAGTGTAGAGATAGGGTTCGATCTCCTCCGGGCGCAGCTTGTGGTACTCGCGGAACCAGTCGATGACGATGCGGCCGTCCGGCTGGTCGAGGCAGCATACCAGCTCGGTGCGGTTGCAGGTGGACAGTATGGCCGCCTCGCTGATGTGGACGTTCGATGTGAGGTCGCGCAGGATCGTCGGCAGCCGGTCGGGCGGGAACGCCACGCGCTCCCGCACCGGCAGAGGAGCCGTCTTATGATTGAGGCCGATGGCGACTAACGGCATGGATGTCCGCCCGGCGTATCCGTGCACGCCAGCAATGTCTTGGTTCGGGTTTGATGAGCAGGGACAATTTTAACTGATTTTCTTGAGATAAAAGGCTATTATTGTGCTGTCAGACTGTCCCCGGAAGCGCCTGATCAAGCCTTCCCGCTTTTGTCCACGAAGGACCGGCATATGCGAAGCTCACCTTTAACTGTTCTGGCGGGAGTCCTCTGTGCGGGGCTTTCCGCCTGTTCCACTATGGGCGTGCACGAACAGGGGGCCGCATTCGCGCCGGCGTCCGCGGCGGGGGAAACCGCGCACGGAGCCGCTCCGGATTTCCCCTCCATAGAGCTCAGCGGCGAGCTATTGTATCAGATCCTCGAGGCCGAGATCGCGTTGCAGCGCCGCCACTACGACGTCGCCGGGGCGCGTTATCTCGAATTGACTGAGGCGACACGCGATCCGCGCTTTGCAGAAATGGCGACGAAGATCGCCATCTTCTCCCGCGATGACGCCCACGCCCTTCAGGCCGCGCGGCTCTGGACGGAGCTCGATCCCGCCCAGATCGAGGCGCATCAGATGGTGGTCGTCGCCTCCATCAGGACGGGCGAGGTGGATGCCGCCCTGCCGCACATAGAATTTCTGCTGGAACCGCGCGAAGGGTTCGAAGATGGATTCAATCTCATCGCCAGCCTGCTGAGCCGCGATGAGGACGTTGCCGCCGCATTACAGCTTCTGGAGCGGTACATCGCCGGGCACGACGACAACCGGATGGCGTATTTCAATTACGCCCAGTTCGCGGTCCGCATGGGGCAGCTGGCCAAGGCGGAGGAGGCGATTGACCGCTGTCTCGCGCTGGAGCCAGGCGCGGTCGACGCCATCGCCCTTCGCGTCAGGGTGCTGCAGCAGCAGAGACGTGAAGCGGAGGCGCTCAACTTCATGGCGGAGTCGGCGCGGCGGTTTCCCGAGGATACGCGGCTCGGCCTGATGTACGCCCGCATGCTGGTCGACGCCAAACGGCTGGAAGAGGCGACCGCGCAGTATGAGCTGGTGCTCGGCCGGATGGGGCCCGACACGGACGTCCTGCTGGCTCTCGGGATGATCAACCTGCAGCTCAACCGCCTCGGCGATGCGGAGAAATACCTGCTCCAGGCCGCGCAGGACAAAGGCGCAGGCAACGATGCACTGTTCTATCTGGGCCTGCTCGAGGAAGGTCGCAACAACGCCGCCGCCGCCATCGGACACTATGCCGCCGTGGCGGGCAGCAGCCTGTATCCCGAGGCGCGGATACGCATCGTGGTTCTGCTCGCCGGTGAAGGGCGCATGGACGAGGCGCGCGAACAGCTGAACACCCTGCGTATGCAGTTCCCCGACCAGCAGAAACGCCTCTACCAGGTCGAGGGCGAGATTCTGCGCGGCGCCGGCCGGAGCGAGGAGGCGATGAAGGTCCTCAGCGCGGCGCTTGATTCCAGCCCGGGCGATTTTGACCTGCTCTACCAGCGCGCCATCACGGCGGACTCCCTGGGCCAGATGGACGTCTTCGAAGACGACCTGCGCGCCATTATCGAGCGCGATCCCGACAACGTCGACGCCCTCAATACGCTCGGCTATACGCTCGCTGACCGCACCGACCGCTACGAAGAGGCCTACGTGTACATCCAGCGCGCACTCGCCCGGAGCCCGCAGAACAACGCGATCCTGGACAGCATGGGCTGGGTGCTGTATCGCCTGGGCAATCACAAGGAGGCCATCAAGTACCTGCGCCGTTCGCTGGAGATCAAGCAGGATCACGAGGTCGCCGCGCATCTGGGCGAGGTGCTGTGGGTCTCCGGCGCGCGCGAGGAGGCGATCAACGTGTGGGAACAGGCGCTGGAGCTGTTCCCGGACGACAAGCTGCTGCTGGATGTCATGAAACGATTCGGCCAGTGAGCGCGCGGACAGACTCCATGGCCGCCGTGGATTGAGCTTCCGCCCGATGCCTTTCGTGCCCCGTATGCGATGATCCGTCGCTGCTCCTTCCCGCGAATACTGACGGGAATCCTGCTTCCCCTGCTCGTCATCTCCTGCGCCTCGGTGCCGGACGGCCCGTCGCTGCCGCACGGGGAGACCGACACCGCCTGGTCCGCGCGCCGCGCGGCCCTGCAGGGGATGCAGTCCTGGGATTTCAGCGGCCGCATCTCGGTGAGCGGCCCGGATGGTTCCTGGAACGCGCGTATCCGCTGGGCCCAGCGGGGTGATGCCTACGACATCGATTTCATGTCGCTGTTCGGGCAGAGGGTGGCGCGGATGGAGAGCAGCGGGGGCGCCGTGGCACTGCAGCTGCCGAACGAGGAACCGCTGCGCGCCGCGACCGCCGGAGAACTGCTGGCGGCGAGCTTTGGCTGGTCTGCGCCGGTTGACGCACTGCGTTACTGGGTGCTCGGGACTCCGCAGCCGCGGCATGAGGCGACGACCCGGCTCGACGGGCGCGGCCGCCTGTCCAGCCTCGAGCAGGAAGGCTGGCGTATCGAGTATCCGCAGTACATCGGCGTCGGGGGGGCGGCAGGCGACCTGCCCCGCAAGCTCACCCTGGAGGGCGCGTCCCTGAGCATCCGCCTGGTGATCGATGACTGGTATCTCGCGGAGTGAGTGAGACTCCGGTCCTTGTGGCGTATACTGTCGCGGTTTCCGCAGGCCCCGCCGATGAGTTTGACCGACACGCCATCCCGTAATGAAAATCCCGCCCCGCAGCCGGATCCCGGGCGCGGCTGGCCGGCGCCGGCCAAGATCAACCGCTTCCTGCACATCACCGGCCGCCGCGCCGACGGTTACCACCTGCTGCAGACGGTGTTCCAGTTTCTGGACTATTGCGACACCCTTGATTTCGCCCTGCGCGCCGACGGCGTCATCCGCCGTGCCACGCCCGTGCCCGGTATCGATCCCGAGGCCGACCTGGCCGTGCGTGCTGCACGCCTGCTGCAGCGCCACGCCGGGGTCCCGGACGGGGCCGACATCGGCCTGGTGAAACGCATCCCGCTGGGGGGTGGCCTGGGGGGAGGGAGTTCGGATGCCGCGACCACACTGTGCGCGCTTAACTGTCTATGGAATCTTGAAATTCCGCTGGATGAGCTGGCCGCCCTGGGATTGAGGCTGGGGGCGGATGTCCCGGTGTTCGTGCACGGGCAGGCGGCGTGGGCGGAGGGCGTGGGCGAAGTCCTCACCCCGCTGTCGCTGGACGAGCCCTGGTACCTCGTGGTGTCTCCGGATGCACAGGTATCCACCGCCGAGATCTTTGCCGCGCCGGAATTGACACGCGACAGCGATGCCCTCACAATAGGCGGCTTTCTTTCGGGCGATCATGGGGTTAATGTGTGCGAGCCGGTCGTGCGTGCGCGCTATCCCGCGGTGGCCGAGGCGCTGGACTGGCTGAGCCGTTACGCGCCCGCCCGCATGAGCGGGACCGGTGCCTGTGTGTTCGCGCCCTTCGTCGAGCGGCGCGCGGCCGATGATCTGCTGCGGCGTCTGCCTGCGGACTGGCACGCCTTCGTGGCCAGGGGGCGCAATCGTTCGCCCCTGCTGGCCAGGGTCGCGTTACACTGTGCGGGGCGTGCGCGGTGATCAGCCCGGGCGGGAGGAATGCATGGGGTGTCGCCAAGCGGTAAGGCACGGGATTTTGATTCCCGCATACCCAGGTTCGAATCCTGGCACCCCAGCCAATTATGCCCGGGCGACGCCGCGGGCCGGGATGACACATTTGAACATGCAGTGTGATACCAGGGGTGCGCAGGCGTGAACTTTACCACTGACAGCGAATCCGGCGGGATCTTCCGGCAGATGGTGGTGTTCAGCGGAACAGCACATCGCCTGCTGGCGCAGAGCATCGTCGCCCGCCTGAATCTGACGCTCGGCCAGGCCAACGTCGACCGCTTCAGTGACGGCGAGGTCCACATCGATATCGCCGAGAACGTGCGCGGCAAGGATGTGTTCATAGTGCAGCCGACCAGCGCGCCGACGGATACCCACCTGATGGAGCTGCTGCTGATGGTGGATGCGATACGCCGCTCCTCGGCCTACCGCATCACGGCGGTGATCCCGTATTTCGGCTATTCGCGCCAGGACCGGCGTCCGCGTTCGGCGCGCGTTCCGATCAGCGCCCGCGTGGTGGCGGACATGATCACCAACGTCGGCACCGACCGCGTCCTGACAGTGGACCTGCACGCCGACCAGATCCAGGGATTCTTCGACATCCCGGTGGACAATGTGTACGCCTCGCCGGTGCTGCTGACCGACATCTGGCGCAGCAAGTATCCGCGCGTGATCGTGGTGTCGCCGGACGTCGGCGGGGTGGTGCGCGCGCGCGCGATGGCGAAGCAGCTCGGCGGCGCCGACCTGGCGATCGTCGACAAGCGCCGTCCCGGTCCGAACATCGCCAAGGTAATGAACATCATCGGCGACGTACGCGACCGCACCTGCGTCATGCTCGACGACATGGTGGACACGGCGGGCACCCTGTGCGAGGCGTCGCGCGTACTGAAGGAGGAGGGCGCCGCCAAGGTGGTCGCCTACTGTACGCATCCGGTGCTGTCGGGAGCGGCCGTGGAGCGCGTCAACACTTCCGTGCTCGACGAGCTGGTGGTGACGGACACCATCCCGCTGTCGGCGGACGCGGTGCTGTCTCCCAGGATCCGCCAGCTGTCGGTGGCGGACATGCTGGCCGAGACCATGCGCCGCATCAATGCGGAGGAGTCGGTCAGCTCGATCTACATGGATTGACCGGCGGTCCGCGGCCGCGGGGCGCGGGGTTCTACGGGGTTTTTTGGGTCGGTTCCGGCTGGTCGCGGCCGGTGCCGGTGTTGGGTAACTGAGGAGAAATATCATGAACGTGAGTTTTGAACTGAATGCGCAAGTCCGTCACGACAGCGGGAAGGGAGCGAGCCGCCGCCTGCGCCGTGAAGGCAAGGTGCCCGCCATCATGTACGGCAGCGGGCAGCAGCCCGTGAGTCTTGTGCTGGACCATGACGCGGTGCGGCACAGCCTGGAGAACGAGGCCTTTTACTCGCACATCCTCACCGTCAACGTCGACGGCCAGGCGGTGCAGGCGGTGCTCAAGGATCTCCAGCGCCACAGCTACCGTCCGATCATCATGCACATGGATCTCCAGCGCATCAGCGAGACCGAGGAACTGCGCATGCATGTTCCGCTGCACTTCATCGGCGAGGCATCAGCCCCCGGCGTCAAGCTGGGAGGCGGTATCGTTTCGCACCTGGTGACGGACGTCGAGGTTACGTGTCTGCCCAGGCATCTGCCGGAATACCTCGAGGTGGACGTCAGCAGCCTGCAGCTGAACGAGACCCTGCATCTTTCCGACATCAAGCTGCCCGAGGGCGTCAGGATCATCGCGCTGACGCACGGGGCCGAGCATGACCTGCCGGTGGTGTCGATCCATGTCCCGCGCGCGGCCGTCGAGGCCGAAGCCGCACCTGCAGCGGAGGCCGTGGCGGCCCCGGCCGCAGGCGAGGCCAAGCAGGAAGGCGAGGCGAAGGGCGGCAAGGGCTAAAAGGGCTAAGACACGAGCGCCGGGGCGGCCTTCTTGTCGGCGCCGATCGAAGTCATCGCCGGCCTGGGAAACCCGGGCGGCGACTATCAGGATACGCGCCACAATGCGGGTTTCTGGTTGCTCGACGATCTTGCGCGGCAACTCGGTGTCGAGTTCAGGGCGGAGCGCCGTTTCCATGCGGAGACGGCGCGCGCCGATCTGGACGGACACCCCTGCCACTTGCTCAAGCCCGTCACCTTCATGAACCGCAGTGGCCAGGCGGTCGCCGCGCTCGCGCGTTATTACCGCGTTCCACTCGAGAGGATCCTGGTGGTGCACGACGAGATCGACCTGCCGCCGGGGATTGCGCGGCTCAAGCGCGGCGGCGGGCACGGTGGGCACAACGGGCTGCGCGACATAATCGAGGTGTTCGGCGGCGCGGCGGATTTCCTGCGCCTGCGCCTGGGGGTGGGGCGGCCGGCCAGCAGCGACGACGTGGTGAACTATGTGCTGCACGCACCCTCGGTTACGGACCGCGCCCTGATACGCACGGCGATCGACGATGCCATCGCGGTGCTGCCGCTAGTCGTGTCCGGTGAGGCCGGGCGCGCCATGAACCGGCTCCACCGCCGCAGGGACGACAACGCAAAGCCGGAATAGCAACGGCAGGAGCTTTCGAATATGGGATTCAAATGCGGCATCGTCGGACTGCCCAACGTGGGCAAGTCGACGCTGTTCAATGCGCTGACCAAGGCCGGCATCGACGCGAGCAACTATCCGTTCTGCACCATCGAGCCGAACGTGGGCGTGGTCCCGATGCCGGACCCGCGCCTGGCGGCGCTCGCCGCCATCGTCAGGCCGCAGCGCGTGCTGCCGACCACCATGGAGTTCGTCGACATCGCGGGTCTGGTGGCCGGCGCCTCCAAGGGAGAGGGGCTCGGCAACAAGTTCCTGGCGCATATCCGCGAGACCCAGGCCATCGCCCATGTGGTGCGCTGCTTCGAGAACGACGACATCGTGCACGTCGCGGGCCGGATTGATCCGCTGGCGGACATCGAGACGATCGATACGGAACTGGCCCTGGCGGATATGGAGACTGTGGAGCGCGCACTTGAGCGTATCGCGCGCCAGACCCGCAGCGGGGACAAGGAGGCCCTGGCGCGGCAGGCCTTGCTGGAGAAACTGCGCGCGCATCTCGATACTGCGGCACCGGTGCGATCCCTGGGACTGGGCGACCAGCTGGACAAACTGCAGGATCTGCACCTGTTGACAGCCAAGCCGACGATGTACATCGCCAACGTGGCGGAGAACGGCTTCGAGAATAATCCGTTGCTCGACCGCGTGCGCGCCTTCGCCGCGGCGGAAGGCGCCGAGGTGGTGCCGGTGTGCGCGGCGATCGAATCCGAGATCGCGGAACTGCCGGATGAGGAAAAGGCGGAGTTCCTCGCCGACCTGCATCTGGACGAGCCCGGCCTCAACCGGGTGATCCGGGCCGGTTACCGCCTGCTGAAGCTGCAGACCTATTTCACCGCCGGTGAGAAAGAGGTGCGCGCCTGGACCATTCCGGTCGGCGCCACCGGCCCGGAGGCGGCCGGGGTGATTCACACGGATTTCCAGAAGGGTTTCATCCGCGCCGAGGTCATCGCCTATGCCGATTTCATCGCCTGCAATGGCGAGCAGGGCGCGAAGGAGGCGGGCAAGTGGCGCCTGGAAGGCAAGGAGTACATCGTCCAGGACGGCGATGTCATCCACTTCCGGTTTAACGTCTAGGCGAGGAGGCTGTCGGACGGTAATCTAAAAAAGAAAAGTCGACGACCCGGCCGTTTCGTACTTGTCGCGCTGCGAGCGAATTCGGTATGATTATCTGCCGCTTTCCTCTCTATCCTTCGCACTGCATTCCGGCTATGTAGCTCAGTCGGTTAGAGCACAGCATTCATAATGCTGGTGTCCCTGGTTCGAGTCCAGGCATAGCCACCATCTTTCCATCCGAATAATGGCTCATGGCATCGGGCGCATGCTGCCGTTTGAGAATCAGGTTCTCAGGCGGCGCCATGAGCCCATGCGGATAGCGCCTTCTCATGTCCGCGCGACGCGCTTCCAGCCTGTGGTTTCAGATGTTCATCGCAGTAGCTCCCGGGGAAACGACGTTGTCGGCTTACAGTAAATTCGCTTTGTTCACGGAGGAATGCCTGGCATTTCACAACGATGTTCCGGTGGGGCGTGGTGCTGGTGGTGCTAGAGGTACACCGCTGATCGCCACGCCACCCTGTGTTCAAACGTCCGGGTCTCAATGCCTCATACATAGCGCGATTGACAGGCGCGGATCGTGAATGTGGCTTCTTATTGATATCTAAAAAAATTGATCCGATGTGCAAAATTCATTGATATTTAAGAAACTAACAATGTGCAAAAATTATGGAGAAATTAAGGAAAAACTTTGACTGCAATCACCAATTGTGATTAAACTTGCCCTGAGTGTCTGGTCGGAAGGCGGTTCTGAGCGATTCCCCGGATGGAAGGTTGTGTAGCCCAGTGTTGCGCATGCACTCGGTTTCTCAGGGAGGTTTCTCATTAAGGACAATATAAGACACTGTTATATATATAATTTATAACAGTTTCTGCTCATAATATATTCATTGGGAGAGACAAATGAAGAAACTAACTTCTCTGTCCTTGGCGCCAGCCGCGATTTTCATCAGCGGCGCTGCCATGGCGGCACCGATCGGTGGCTACGACGCGTGGACGGTTAACGCGGGTACCATCACGGCGACCTGCCCGGCGGGCCATACGTGTTCCAACCTGGATGCCACCGGCAACGGCATTCTGCAGCAAAAGATGGTGGACAACGCTGACACCACCGTTTCCTACTTCCGT
Encoded proteins:
- the lolB gene encoding outer membrane lipoprotein LolB, whose amino-acid sequence is MIRRCSFPRILTGILLPLLVISCASVPDGPSLPHGETDTAWSARRAALQGMQSWDFSGRISVSGPDGSWNARIRWAQRGDAYDIDFMSLFGQRVARMESSGGAVALQLPNEEPLRAATAGELLAASFGWSAPVDALRYWVLGTPQPRHEATTRLDGRGRLSSLEQEGWRIEYPQYIGVGGAAGDLPRKLTLEGASLSIRLVIDDWYLAE
- the prfA gene encoding peptide chain release factor 1 — its product is MTPSIERKLDSLAERLQELQALLSDAGTIAQTQRFRELSREFAQLGPLISAFDAYRDNRAEIAATEEMLGDKDPAVRALAQEELKRVRQEDERLETEVKRLLIPSDPLDDANIFLEIRAGTGGDEAALFAGNLFRMYSMYAERRRWQIEVLSTSHGEHGGYKEIISRVIGRGVYSRLKFESGTHRVQRVPATEAQGRIHTSACTVAILPEAEEVGEVDINPADLRVDTYRASGAGGQHVNKTDSAIRITHLPSGIVVECQDERSQHKNRARALSLLKARLTAQAREKQQAEQAQARRLQVGSGDRSERIRTYNFPQGRLTDHRINLTLYKLGDIMEGDLDPVIDPLINEHQAEELAALAP
- a CDS encoding tetratricopeptide repeat protein, translated to MHEQGAAFAPASAAGETAHGAAPDFPSIELSGELLYQILEAEIALQRRHYDVAGARYLELTEATRDPRFAEMATKIAIFSRDDAHALQAARLWTELDPAQIEAHQMVVVASIRTGEVDAALPHIEFLLEPREGFEDGFNLIASLLSRDEDVAAALQLLERYIAGHDDNRMAYFNYAQFAVRMGQLAKAEEAIDRCLALEPGAVDAIALRVRVLQQQRREAEALNFMAESARRFPEDTRLGLMYARMLVDAKRLEEATAQYELVLGRMGPDTDVLLALGMINLQLNRLGDAEKYLLQAAQDKGAGNDALFYLGLLEEGRNNAAAAIGHYAAVAGSSLYPEARIRIVVLLAGEGRMDEAREQLNTLRMQFPDQQKRLYQVEGEILRGAGRSEEAMKVLSAALDSSPGDFDLLYQRAITADSLGQMDVFEDDLRAIIERDPDNVDALNTLGYTLADRTDRYEEAYVYIQRALARSPQNNAILDSMGWVLYRLGNHKEAIKYLRRSLEIKQDHEVAAHLGEVLWVSGAREEAINVWEQALELFPDDKLLLDVMKRFGQ
- the ychF gene encoding redox-regulated ATPase YchF; amino-acid sequence: MGFKCGIVGLPNVGKSTLFNALTKAGIDASNYPFCTIEPNVGVVPMPDPRLAALAAIVRPQRVLPTTMEFVDIAGLVAGASKGEGLGNKFLAHIRETQAIAHVVRCFENDDIVHVAGRIDPLADIETIDTELALADMETVERALERIARQTRSGDKEALARQALLEKLRAHLDTAAPVRSLGLGDQLDKLQDLHLLTAKPTMYIANVAENGFENNPLLDRVRAFAAAEGAEVVPVCAAIESEIAELPDEEKAEFLADLHLDEPGLNRVIRAGYRLLKLQTYFTAGEKEVRAWTIPVGATGPEAAGVIHTDFQKGFIRAEVIAYADFIACNGEQGAKEAGKWRLEGKEYIVQDGDVIHFRFNV
- a CDS encoding 50S ribosomal protein L25/general stress protein Ctc gives rise to the protein MNVSFELNAQVRHDSGKGASRRLRREGKVPAIMYGSGQQPVSLVLDHDAVRHSLENEAFYSHILTVNVDGQAVQAVLKDLQRHSYRPIIMHMDLQRISETEELRMHVPLHFIGEASAPGVKLGGGIVSHLVTDVEVTCLPRHLPEYLEVDVSSLQLNETLHLSDIKLPEGVRIIALTHGAEHDLPVVSIHVPRAAVEAEAAPAAEAVAAPAAGEAKQEGEAKGGKG
- the ispE gene encoding 4-(cytidine 5'-diphospho)-2-C-methyl-D-erythritol kinase, which codes for MSLTDTPSRNENPAPQPDPGRGWPAPAKINRFLHITGRRADGYHLLQTVFQFLDYCDTLDFALRADGVIRRATPVPGIDPEADLAVRAARLLQRHAGVPDGADIGLVKRIPLGGGLGGGSSDAATTLCALNCLWNLEIPLDELAALGLRLGADVPVFVHGQAAWAEGVGEVLTPLSLDEPWYLVVSPDAQVSTAEIFAAPELTRDSDALTIGGFLSGDHGVNVCEPVVRARYPAVAEALDWLSRYAPARMSGTGACVFAPFVERRAADDLLRRLPADWHAFVARGRNRSPLLARVALHCAGRAR
- a CDS encoding glutamyl-tRNA reductase encodes the protein MPLVAIGLNHKTAPLPVRERVAFPPDRLPTILRDLTSNVHISEAAILSTCNRTELVCCLDQPDGRIVIDWFREYHKLRPEEIEPYLYTHPDQGAVRHLLRVASGLDSMILGEPQILGQIKDAYLAAKQAGTVGKLLNKLFEHTFSVAKQIRTDTAIGASPVSVAFAAVSLARQIFSSLAGHTALLIGAGDTIELAARHLRENGIQRLIIANRTLARAENLVKAVNGLAITLAEIPAYLAEADIVISSTASQLPILGKGAVERAVKARRHRPMLMVDIAVPRDIEPEVGSLNDVYLYTVDDLKEIIDEGLRSRQQAALQAEDIIDAQTLRFMGWLRSLDAVTAIRAYRDHAEALREGELEKARRMLRSGADPDKVLALLAYALTNKLAHDLTAQMRRAGFEGRNDLLRAARELLDLKDPDE
- the pth gene encoding aminoacyl-tRNA hydrolase, with the protein product MSAPIEVIAGLGNPGGDYQDTRHNAGFWLLDDLARQLGVEFRAERRFHAETARADLDGHPCHLLKPVTFMNRSGQAVAALARYYRVPLERILVVHDEIDLPPGIARLKRGGGHGGHNGLRDIIEVFGGAADFLRLRLGVGRPASSDDVVNYVLHAPSVTDRALIRTAIDDAIAVLPLVVSGEAGRAMNRLHRRRDDNAKPE
- a CDS encoding ribose-phosphate pyrophosphokinase, with the protein product MVVFSGTAHRLLAQSIVARLNLTLGQANVDRFSDGEVHIDIAENVRGKDVFIVQPTSAPTDTHLMELLLMVDAIRRSSAYRITAVIPYFGYSRQDRRPRSARVPISARVVADMITNVGTDRVLTVDLHADQIQGFFDIPVDNVYASPVLLTDIWRSKYPRVIVVSPDVGGVVRARAMAKQLGGADLAIVDKRRPGPNIAKVMNIIGDVRDRTCVMLDDMVDTAGTLCEASRVLKEEGAAKVVAYCTHPVLSGAAVERVNTSVLDELVVTDTIPLSADAVLSPRIRQLSVADMLAETMRRINAEESVSSIYMD